One window of Bifidobacterium pseudocatenulatum DSM 20438 = JCM 1200 = LMG 10505 genomic DNA carries:
- a CDS encoding pyridoxamine 5'-phosphate oxidase family protein has translation MVTRRNDERTVAGRHRMMRRADREVTEPQQIDAIIATCKIVSLAYTDAEGITIVPLNFGYVFDAESNHLTLYFHGSATGRKMDAVKAANNALPVAFEMATDCEVVEGRTLCNWGEAFKSIVGNGTASIIDDLDEARQGLALLMKQQAGMEHAEFTDQQVRAVTVWKVEADYLTAKVREKPQLHTH, from the coding sequence ATGGTGACGCGTCGTAATGATGAGCGGACGGTTGCGGGAAGGCATCGCATGATGAGGCGTGCCGACCGTGAGGTAACCGAACCACAGCAGATCGATGCGATTATCGCAACGTGCAAGATCGTGAGTCTTGCATACACCGATGCGGAAGGCATCACCATCGTGCCGTTGAATTTCGGATACGTGTTCGATGCGGAATCCAATCATCTCACCTTGTATTTCCATGGTTCTGCGACCGGACGTAAGATGGACGCGGTCAAGGCCGCAAACAACGCGCTTCCCGTGGCGTTCGAAATGGCGACCGACTGCGAGGTGGTCGAAGGACGTACGTTGTGCAATTGGGGCGAGGCGTTCAAGTCGATCGTCGGCAATGGCACCGCATCCATCATCGACGATCTTGACGAGGCACGCCAGGGGCTCGCACTGCTGATGAAGCAGCAGGCCGGCATGGAACATGCGGAATTCACCGACCAGCAGGTACGCGCCGTCACCGTATGGAAGGTGGAAGCGGACTATCTCACCGCCAAAGTACGCGAAAAGCCCCAGCTGCATACGCACTGA